One window from the genome of Salvia miltiorrhiza cultivar Shanhuang (shh) chromosome 7, IMPLAD_Smil_shh, whole genome shotgun sequence encodes:
- the LOC130991891 gene encoding THO complex subunit 4A, with product MSGAALDMTLDDLIKNNKKSGAARGRGRAAGPGPARRPTNRFANRVTPYSAPQAPETAWGHDMFPAGGRSSSIETGTKLYISNLDYGVSNEDIKELFSEVGDLKRYVVHYDRSGRSKGTAEVVFSRRQDAMAAIKRYNNVQLDGKPMKLELVGTNITTPGAGAGGFPSAGAFVDSNVAPRSGQGRGGFGRPRGGRGRGFGRGRGQGSGQGRGRGEKVSAEDLDADLEKYHADAMQTN from the exons ATGTCAGGCGCTGCGCTCGACATGACTCTCGACGATCTAATCAAGAACAACAAGAAGTCTGGCGCCGCCCGAGGCAGAGGCCGTGCCGCCGGTCCTGGCCCCGCGCGCCGCCCGACCAACCGTTTCGCGAATCGCGTGACTCCCTATTCCGCTCCCCAG GCTCCGGAGACGGCTTGGGGCCATGACATGTTCCCAGCTGGCGGTCGATCTTCCAGTATAGAGACGGGGACGAAGTTGTATATTTCCAATTTAGACTATGGGGTGTCGAATGAGGATATTAAG GAGTTGTTTTCGGAGGTTGGCGACCTGAAAAGATACGTCGTACACTACGATAGGAGTGGGCGATCGAAG GGTACTGCTGAAGTAGTCTTCTCAAGACGACAAGATGCTATGGCTGCTATCAAGAGGTATAACAATGTTCAGCTTGATGGGAAACCAATGAAGCTAGAACTTGTTGGAACAAACATTACAACACCTGGTGCTGGTGCTGGAGGTTTTCCTTCTGCTGGTGCTTTTGTCGATTCAAATGTAGCTCCTCGAAG CGGGCAAGGGAGAGGTGGTTTTGGTAGGCCACGAGGTGGAAGGGGTCGTGGATTTGGCAGAGGTCGTGGGCAGGGAAGTGGACAGGGAAGGGGCCGTGGTGAGAAGGTATCTGCCGAAGATCTTGATGCTGATCTAGAGAAGTACCATGCAGATGCAATGCAGACAAACTAA